The Halanaerobium praevalens DSM 2228 genome contains a region encoding:
- the floA gene encoding flotillin-like protein FloA (flotillin-like protein involved in membrane lipid rafts) — MEIFSVLILVALILFFILFFYFIPLGLWISATAAGVKVGFFNLIGMRLRRVVPSSIVAPMIKSHKAGKGLSSDQLEAHYLAGGNVDRVVDALIAAQRAEIDLTFERAAAIDLAGRDVLEAVKMSVNPKVIQTPVVTAVARDGIQVMATARVTVRANIERLVGGAGEETVLARVGEGIVTTVGSAKSHKKVLENPDSISKTVLDKGLDSGTAFEILSIDIADVDVGKNIGAQLQTDQAEADKEIAQAKAEERRAMAVAEEQEMKARVQEMRAKVVEAEAEVPLAMSEALKNGKLGVMDYMNLKNVESDTKMRSSISEISKEENQNEN; from the coding sequence ATGGAAATTTTTTCAGTATTAATTTTGGTAGCTTTAATATTATTTTTTATTTTATTTTTTTACTTTATCCCACTTGGATTATGGATATCTGCAACTGCTGCAGGAGTAAAAGTTGGATTTTTTAATTTAATTGGAATGCGTTTAAGAAGGGTAGTACCATCTTCAATTGTTGCTCCAATGATTAAATCACATAAAGCAGGTAAGGGTTTAAGTAGTGATCAATTAGAGGCCCACTATTTAGCTGGGGGTAATGTTGATCGAGTAGTTGATGCTTTAATTGCTGCTCAAAGAGCAGAGATTGATTTAACTTTTGAAAGAGCTGCTGCTATCGATTTAGCAGGTAGAGATGTACTTGAAGCAGTTAAAATGAGTGTTAACCCTAAGGTTATACAGACTCCAGTAGTTACAGCTGTAGCGAGGGATGGTATTCAGGTGATGGCAACTGCTAGAGTAACTGTAAGAGCTAATATAGAACGTCTTGTTGGTGGAGCAGGAGAAGAAACTGTACTAGCAAGAGTTGGTGAAGGAATTGTTACAACAGTAGGTTCTGCAAAATCACATAAAAAAGTATTAGAAAATCCTGATTCTATTTCTAAAACAGTTTTAGACAAGGGCTTAGATTCGGGAACAGCATTTGAAATTCTATCTATTGATATAGCAGATGTTGATGTTGGTAAAAATATTGGTGCTCAATTACAAACTGATCAGGCAGAAGCAGATAAAGAGATTGCACAAGCTAAAGCTGAAGAAAGAAGAGCTATGGCTGTTGCTGAAGAGCAAGAAATGAAAGCAAGAGTTCAAGAAATGAGAGCTAAAGTTGTAGAAGCTGAAGCTGAAGTACCACTTGCAATGTCAGAAGCTCTAAAAAATGGTAAGCTTGGAGTTATGGATTATATGAATTTGAAAAATGTAGAGTCTGATACTAAAATGAGAAGTAGTATTTCTGAAATATCAAAAGAAGAAAATCAGAATGAAAATTAA
- a CDS encoding PhoH family protein — MSQKEIEIEINDYQIAQNLFGHNDRNLKIIAEVLAVEISGRGNKIKIKTNENKIIKVKKIIKKLISLTTKKEEFSPKQIKYAVELLKRNPAVDLNKIYKEVILENYKGRKIKAKTMGQKIYLESIKHRDIVFSIGPAGTGKTYLAMVMAVKSLLNNEVNRIVLTRPAIEAGENLGFLPGDMQEKVDPYLRPLYDAIYDILGPEKSKLYQEKDIIEVAPLAYMRGRTLDDSFVILDEAQNTTLEQMKMFLTRIGFKSKAVITGDITQIDLPTKKNSGLATVQNILKDIKGIDFVYLSRQDVVRHDLVKEIIKAYESYESGS, encoded by the coding sequence TTGAGTCAAAAAGAAATAGAAATTGAAATTAATGATTATCAAATTGCTCAAAATTTATTTGGCCATAATGATCGGAATTTAAAAATAATCGCAGAAGTTTTAGCTGTAGAGATTAGTGGTCGAGGAAATAAAATAAAAATAAAAACTAATGAAAATAAGATAATTAAAGTCAAAAAAATTATAAAAAAATTAATTTCTTTAACAACTAAAAAAGAAGAATTTTCTCCTAAACAAATAAAATATGCAGTTGAACTATTGAAAAGAAATCCAGCTGTAGATTTGAATAAAATTTATAAAGAAGTTATTTTAGAAAATTATAAAGGCCGTAAAATAAAAGCTAAAACTATGGGCCAAAAAATATATTTAGAATCAATAAAACATCGAGATATTGTTTTTAGTATAGGACCTGCAGGTACAGGTAAAACTTATTTAGCAATGGTTATGGCTGTTAAAAGCCTTTTAAATAATGAAGTCAATCGAATAGTATTAACTAGACCTGCGATTGAAGCAGGAGAAAATTTAGGCTTTTTGCCAGGAGATATGCAGGAAAAAGTAGACCCCTATTTAAGACCCTTATATGATGCAATTTATGATATTTTAGGTCCAGAAAAATCTAAATTATACCAAGAAAAAGATATTATAGAAGTGGCCCCTTTAGCTTATATGAGAGGGAGAACACTTGATGATTCTTTTGTAATTTTGGATGAAGCTCAAAATACTACTTTAGAGCAAATGAAAATGTTTTTAACTAGAATAGGATTTAAATCAAAAGCAGTAATTACTGGAGATATCACTCAAATTGATTTACCAACTAAAAAAAATTCTGGTTTAGCTACAGTACAAAATATTTTAAAAGATATTAAAGGTATAGACTTTGTTTATTTAAGCCGTCAGGATGTAGTAAGACATGATTTAGTTAAAGAAATCATTAAGGCATATGAGAGTTATGAAAGTGGGAGCTAA
- a CDS encoding HD family phosphohydrolase, which produces MKIMKKLRLKIRGWRKKYLDFSNNTYKIIWALFFFVLISLSLSLDLIPNQVDLRAGQVSQNDITAPRTITFVNEEKTSELQREAAETAPRVYEEDSTVKEEVFNKINNFFESINQKRESFYLNQISQVETDSNQEKKETDSEKEIPAFEKINFSESEKNEIINLIKKDLDFEIKDENLVSLIVLSKSELKDLKNKAINILEQKLDNRILPSDLVAVRVDLRQQVMEMDLARNKRLFLADLVESVISANMFLNQEATAKRREKAVSEVEPVKKTVRQGEIIVRKGDVVTEVDIKVLEKIGMKKSGINYYNIAGRVLISFILFSVLGFYFYKYQRKIWTDNSKLILIELLILIVVILSKILILFQNPFVDYLVPTAMASILLTVLIGSETAVISTLFISLLIAPVYDMNFNIVLTSFLAGLIGIFSVTKVKERGDIIRAGLNISFILAFLIGGLSLLQQNQNLTYLIWSIGAGIVNGLLVGILANGLLPYLEDLFDLTSSVKLLELSNPSQPILKRMLVEAPGTYHHSVIVGNLAETAAEDVGANSLLARAAAYYHDIGKLKRPYFFSDNQFGGENPHDKTSPNLSALIIKSHVKDGVELAEKNGLPAKIIDIIKQHHGTNLISYFYQQALQTNKHDDIEKKDFRYDGPKPQSREAAIIMLADITEAAVRSKRFNKNNHDRIEGFVRGLVKDKLIENQLDQSNLTLSDLDTIVKSFVKVLTGIYHQRVEYPEKLLQEMKGGN; this is translated from the coding sequence ATGAAAATCATGAAAAAATTAAGGCTTAAAATTAGAGGTTGGAGAAAAAAATATCTAGATTTTTCGAATAATACTTATAAAATAATTTGGGCTTTATTTTTCTTTGTTTTAATTTCTTTAAGTCTAAGTTTAGACTTAATTCCAAATCAAGTTGATTTAAGAGCTGGACAAGTCAGTCAAAATGATATAACAGCACCTAGAACCATAACTTTTGTTAATGAAGAAAAAACTTCTGAATTGCAAAGAGAAGCTGCAGAAACAGCACCAAGAGTTTATGAAGAAGATAGTACTGTTAAAGAGGAAGTTTTTAATAAAATTAATAATTTTTTCGAAAGTATAAACCAGAAAAGAGAGTCTTTTTATTTAAATCAAATTAGTCAAGTTGAAACTGATTCTAATCAAGAAAAAAAAGAAACTGATTCTGAAAAAGAAATCCCAGCATTTGAAAAAATTAATTTTAGTGAATCTGAAAAAAATGAAATTATTAATTTAATTAAAAAAGATCTTGATTTTGAAATAAAAGATGAGAATTTAGTATCATTAATTGTTTTATCTAAATCTGAGTTAAAGGATCTAAAAAATAAAGCAATTAATATTTTAGAACAAAAATTAGATAATAGAATATTACCTTCAGATTTAGTAGCAGTCCGAGTTGATTTAAGACAACAGGTGATGGAAATGGATTTAGCTAGAAATAAGAGGTTATTCTTAGCTGATTTAGTTGAATCAGTAATTTCTGCTAATATGTTTTTAAATCAAGAAGCTACTGCTAAGAGGAGAGAAAAAGCTGTTTCAGAAGTTGAGCCAGTAAAAAAAACAGTGCGCCAAGGAGAAATAATTGTGCGTAAGGGTGATGTTGTTACTGAGGTAGATATAAAAGTTTTGGAAAAAATAGGAATGAAAAAAAGTGGTATTAATTATTATAATATTGCTGGTCGAGTTTTAATTAGTTTCATTTTATTTTCAGTTTTAGGTTTTTATTTTTATAAGTATCAAAGAAAAATTTGGACTGATAATAGTAAACTAATTTTAATTGAACTTTTAATTTTAATTGTCGTTATTTTATCTAAAATTTTAATTTTATTTCAAAATCCCTTTGTTGATTATCTCGTTCCAACAGCTATGGCTTCAATTTTGCTAACAGTTTTGATTGGTAGTGAAACAGCTGTAATTAGTACTTTATTTATTAGCTTATTAATTGCACCTGTTTATGATATGAATTTTAATATTGTTTTAACATCATTTTTAGCTGGTTTAATTGGTATCTTTAGCGTTACAAAAGTTAAAGAACGCGGTGATATTATTCGAGCAGGTTTAAATATTAGTTTTATTTTGGCGTTTTTAATTGGGGGACTTTCTCTTTTACAGCAAAATCAAAATTTAACTTATTTAATCTGGTCAATTGGAGCAGGAATCGTGAATGGACTTTTAGTTGGAATTTTGGCTAATGGTTTACTACCTTATCTTGAAGATTTATTTGATTTAACAAGTTCTGTTAAATTATTAGAACTTTCTAATCCAAGTCAGCCAATTTTGAAAAGAATGTTAGTTGAAGCTCCAGGGACTTATCATCATAGTGTAATTGTTGGTAATTTGGCAGAAACAGCTGCTGAAGATGTTGGAGCAAATTCTTTATTAGCTAGAGCCGCAGCTTATTATCATGATATTGGAAAATTAAAGAGACCATACTTTTTTTCTGATAATCAATTTGGAGGGGAGAATCCGCATGATAAAACTTCACCTAACTTAAGTGCTTTAATAATTAAATCACATGTTAAAGATGGGGTGGAATTGGCTGAAAAAAATGGTTTGCCAGCTAAGATTATAGATATTATAAAACAACATCATGGAACAAATTTAATTTCTTATTTTTATCAGCAGGCATTGCAGACAAATAAACATGATGATATTGAAAAAAAAGATTTTCGTTATGATGGACCTAAGCCCCAAAGCAGAGAGGCAGCTATTATAATGTTAGCTGATATTACAGAAGCAGCTGTTAGATCGAAAAGGTTTAATAAAAATAATCATGATCGGATTGAAGGTTTTGTCAGAGGGCTTGTTAAAGACAAATTAATAGAAAATCAGCTTGATCAATCAAACTTAACTTTAAGTGATTTAGATACAATTGTTAAAAGTTTTGTTAAAGTTTTAACTGGTATTTATCACCAGCGAGTTGAATATCCAGAAAAACTATTACAAGAGATGAAAGGTGGTAATTAA
- the ybeY gene encoding rRNA maturation RNase YbeY, translated as MINVDFNNSQTAVEIDQEILKLLEKVVVTAAEIEGYSGGEVSIAFVTKAKIKELNNDYRDKDSVTDVLSFPMDAEVLGDIIISAQIASEQAQEYKHSLKRELAYLTVHGMLHLFGYDHHGQEEKNEMRQKEERVLTQLGISRN; from the coding sequence ATGATTAATGTAGACTTTAATAATAGTCAAACAGCAGTTGAAATTGACCAAGAAATTTTAAAATTATTAGAAAAAGTAGTTGTAACTGCAGCTGAGATTGAAGGTTATAGTGGTGGTGAAGTAAGTATAGCTTTTGTAACTAAAGCAAAAATTAAAGAATTAAATAATGATTATAGAGATAAAGATTCAGTGACAGATGTACTTTCTTTTCCAATGGATGCTGAAGTGCTAGGAGATATAATTATTTCTGCTCAAATAGCTTCTGAACAGGCTCAAGAATACAAACACAGCTTGAAAAGAGAGTTAGCTTATTTAACAGTCCATGGTATGCTGCATTTATTTGGTTATGATCACCATGGTCAAGAAGAAAAAAATGAAATGAGACAAAAAGAAGAGCGTGTTTTAACTCAATTAGGTATTAGCAGAAATTAG
- a CDS encoding diacylglycerol kinase, with translation MWILKTIESFNYAIAGFIHAIRTQRNMQFHLLAATFVLFFSLFFDLTRLELALVIISIAFVIFAELINTAVEVIIDILTQDYSFKARIAKNISAAAVVVAAFNSVFIAYLVFFKRAQELSLNLIFNIRHEPLHLIFINLTLIFILIIAIKSIFISGTPLKGGVASGHAAISASSVLIIWFLTNNLIVLSLTLLLALLTIQSRLEADTHSFKEIILGALIGIISTLIVFYFFRI, from the coding sequence ATGTGGATTTTAAAAACAATAGAAAGCTTTAATTATGCAATTGCTGGTTTTATCCATGCGATTAGAACCCAAAGAAATATGCAGTTTCATTTATTAGCTGCAACTTTTGTACTTTTTTTTAGTCTTTTTTTTGATTTAACTAGATTAGAGTTGGCTTTAGTTATAATTTCAATTGCTTTTGTTATTTTTGCTGAGCTAATAAATACGGCAGTAGAAGTGATTATTGATATTTTAACTCAAGATTATAGTTTTAAAGCAAGAATTGCTAAAAATATTAGTGCAGCTGCAGTTGTAGTTGCAGCTTTTAATTCTGTTTTTATTGCTTATTTAGTTTTTTTTAAAAGGGCACAAGAATTATCCTTAAATTTAATTTTTAATATTAGGCATGAGCCTTTGCATTTGATTTTTATCAATTTAACTTTAATTTTTATTTTAATAATAGCAATCAAGTCAATATTTATTAGTGGAACCCCACTTAAAGGTGGAGTAGCAAGTGGTCATGCAGCTATTTCAGCTTCTTCAGTTTTAATTATCTGGTTTTTAACTAATAATTTAATTGTTCTTTCTTTAACTTTATTACTTGCTTTATTAACAATCCAAAGTCGTTTAGAAGCAGATACCCATTCATTTAAGGAAATTATATTAGGAGCTTTAATTGGGATTATTTCGACACTTATAGTTTTTTATTTTTTTAGAATTTGA
- a CDS encoding hemolysin family protein produces MYIELLFLVILIVLSAFFSGSETAFMAVNRIKIKEKVQRGDEHAVKVDKLLQDQTRLLTTILIGNNLVNIAASSIATALSIQLFGSKGVGIATGVVTILILIFGEITPKSLGNNKSIAYAKLAAVPLYYLEIILSPFIYLFTKVVNLFVKDKSLISSAFLSEEEIRRFVNVSQREGVIKETEQEMIQSVFEFDDTLVKEIMIPRIDIICIEKNASLTELIKLGVEKGHSRIPVFEESIDNIIGLIYIKDLLELLLAEEKVVTIEEFVKPIYFIPEGKPINQLLSEMKERKEHMAIVVDEYGGTSGLITIEDLLEEIVGDIQDEFDLEKSYIEVIDDNKLLIDGRVNIDELNKYLPTSLVESDDYETVSGLILYYLNRLPVQGEKLELDKITFVIESIIDNRIRKIKLIHENKLDLKNVE; encoded by the coding sequence ATGTATATAGAATTATTGTTTTTGGTTATTTTAATAGTTTTATCTGCCTTTTTTTCGGGCTCAGAAACTGCTTTTATGGCTGTGAATCGGATAAAAATAAAAGAAAAAGTCCAAAGAGGAGATGAACATGCAGTTAAAGTTGATAAACTTCTTCAAGATCAAACTAGGTTATTGACTACTATTTTAATTGGTAATAACTTAGTTAATATTGCAGCTTCCTCCATAGCAACAGCTTTGTCAATTCAATTATTTGGAAGTAAAGGAGTTGGAATTGCAACAGGTGTTGTAACTATTTTAATTTTAATTTTTGGAGAAATAACACCTAAATCATTAGGGAATAACAAATCAATTGCTTACGCTAAATTAGCAGCAGTTCCTTTATATTATTTAGAGATAATTTTATCTCCTTTTATTTATCTTTTTACCAAAGTAGTAAATCTTTTTGTTAAAGATAAAAGCTTAATTTCTTCTGCTTTTTTAAGTGAAGAAGAAATTAGACGTTTTGTTAATGTTAGTCAACGTGAGGGTGTTATTAAAGAAACTGAGCAGGAAATGATTCAAAGTGTTTTTGAATTTGATGATACTCTTGTTAAAGAAATAATGATTCCTCGAATTGATATTATTTGTATTGAAAAAAATGCTTCATTAACTGAACTTATTAAGTTAGGGGTAGAAAAAGGACATTCTCGAATTCCTGTTTTTGAAGAATCTATTGATAACATAATTGGTTTGATTTATATTAAAGACTTGCTTGAACTTTTACTTGCAGAAGAAAAAGTTGTAACAATTGAAGAATTTGTAAAACCAATTTATTTTATCCCTGAAGGTAAACCAATTAACCAGTTATTATCTGAAATGAAAGAAAGAAAAGAACATATGGCAATTGTAGTTGATGAATATGGTGGAACTTCTGGTTTAATTACAATTGAAGATTTATTAGAAGAAATTGTTGGTGATATTCAAGATGAATTTGATTTAGAAAAAAGCTATATTGAGGTTATTGATGATAATAAATTATTGATTGATGGAAGAGTAAATATTGATGAGTTAAATAAATATTTACCAACTTCTTTAGTTGAAAGTGATGACTATGAAACTGTAAGTGGTTTGATTTTATATTATTTAAACCGTTTACCTGTCCAAGGAGAAAAGTTAGAATTAGACAAAATAACTTTTGTTATTGAAAGTATCATTGATAATCGAATTCGTAAAATAAAATTAATTCATGAAAACAAGTTAGATCTTAAAAACGTTGAATAA
- a CDS encoding DUF3048 domain-containing protein, producing MKSKLFILMVLLSITLVFLTGCGFKEKSQKPKPEEQIQTQTDLSSQERKEEIASLEEKYEIESSTENQIFENNYEASSPFTGLPTKEEYYNRAVAVAIENSPAARPQTGLDEAAVVYEFMLEGGITRFLAIYWPEIPVKIGPIRSARPALIEIARSYDALFLHAGASPDGFQLLADSKLLNLDQLYKSKYFWRSSKRKAPHNLYSGQKPLAEYIANLTEKEYPKQFNFITASIINDFKEAQNIKIDYWGAYDVLYKYQSLKNNYLRFIKSDNNPHLSENGKQLTAKNIIVQYVNTSTKDDQGRQDIDLSSGGEIKLFRDGIVINGSWEKRNNKIVYLNSKNQKLGINPGQTWIQIVAKKTKVSY from the coding sequence ATGAAATCAAAATTATTTATTTTAATGGTCTTATTAAGTATAACTTTAGTTTTTTTGACTGGTTGTGGTTTTAAAGAAAAAAGTCAAAAGCCTAAGCCTGAAGAACAAATCCAGACTCAAACTGATTTAAGCTCTCAAGAAAGAAAAGAAGAAATAGCAAGTTTAGAAGAAAAATATGAGATTGAAAGTTCAACTGAGAATCAAATTTTTGAAAATAATTATGAGGCCAGTTCACCTTTTACAGGTTTACCAACTAAAGAAGAATATTATAATCGAGCAGTAGCAGTTGCTATTGAAAACTCGCCAGCTGCTAGACCTCAAACTGGTTTAGATGAGGCAGCTGTAGTCTATGAGTTCATGTTAGAAGGGGGAATAACAAGATTTTTGGCCATTTATTGGCCTGAAATACCTGTTAAAATAGGTCCAATTAGAAGTGCCAGGCCAGCTTTAATAGAAATTGCTCGTTCATATGATGCCTTATTTCTTCATGCTGGAGCTAGCCCAGATGGTTTTCAACTTTTAGCTGATTCTAAGCTTCTTAATTTGGATCAATTATATAAGAGTAAATATTTTTGGCGGAGTAGTAAAAGAAAAGCACCCCATAATTTATATTCTGGTCAAAAACCTTTGGCAGAATATATAGCTAATTTGACTGAGAAAGAATATCCTAAACAATTTAATTTTATAACCGCTTCGATAATTAATGATTTTAAAGAGGCTCAAAATATTAAAATAGATTATTGGGGAGCTTATGATGTTCTATACAAGTATCAAAGCTTAAAAAATAATTATTTAAGATTTATTAAAAGTGATAATAATCCACATTTAAGTGAAAATGGAAAACAATTAACAGCTAAAAATATTATAGTTCAATATGTAAATACATCTACTAAAGATGATCAAGGTAGACAAGATATTGATCTTAGTTCAGGCGGTGAAATCAAGCTTTTTAGAGATGGAATTGTAATTAATGGTAGTTGGGAAAAAAGAAATAATAAGATAGTTTATTTAAATTCTAAAAATCAAAAATTAGGTATTAATCCAGGGCAAACTTGGATTCAAATTGTAGCTAAAAAGACTAAAGTTAGTTATTAA
- a CDS encoding cytidine deaminase, with the protein MKEEIKNKMFKKALAVQKNAYVPYSDFPLGAAVLTADGSIYTGVNIENASFGLTNCAERSAIFSAVSQGKRKIEALLIVSSTEEPVTPCGACRQVIKEFAAGDIEVIMMTKKGKELTMTSKELLPGAFSEQAMEKNNEL; encoded by the coding sequence ATGAAAGAAGAGATTAAAAATAAAATGTTTAAAAAAGCTTTAGCAGTCCAAAAAAATGCTTATGTTCCTTATTCAGACTTTCCTTTAGGAGCAGCAGTTTTGACAGCAGATGGTTCTATTTATACAGGTGTTAATATTGAGAACGCTTCTTTTGGTCTAACAAATTGTGCTGAAAGATCAGCGATTTTTAGTGCTGTATCTCAAGGTAAAAGAAAAATAGAAGCTTTATTAATTGTTAGTTCAACTGAAGAACCAGTAACTCCTTGTGGGGCTTGTAGGCAGGTTATTAAAGAATTTGCAGCTGGAGATATTGAAGTTATAATGATGACAAAAAAAGGTAAAGAGCTTACTATGACAAGTAAAGAGCTTTTACCTGGAGCTTTTAGTGAGCAAGCGATGGAGAAAAACAATGAATTATAA
- the era gene encoding GTPase Era, which produces MNYKSGFVTVIGRPNVGKSTLVNTLIGEKINIISPRPQTTRNSIKAIYTEAEGQIIFIDTPGIHEARNELDKYMQGEAYNSLDGIDIIIFILDGSTYWGKNDEMIYKQLKSSKQDIIYVMNKIDKMSNKDLIKRQKEYSQKVGQEVIPISALNNKNTDTLLTEIFNRLPEGPQYYPDDMITDQIERFVFAEMIREKIFYLTREEVPYGVAVLVEEVKERDNDDYYIRANIYVEKKSHKGIIIGKNGRMLKKIGSQARKEIEGLMQTKVYLDLWVKVLKDWREKDNLLKRMGYK; this is translated from the coding sequence ATGAATTATAAATCAGGATTTGTTACAGTTATTGGTAGACCAAATGTTGGTAAATCAACTTTAGTTAATACTTTAATTGGTGAAAAAATAAATATTATTTCTCCAAGACCACAAACTACTAGAAATAGTATTAAGGCTATTTATACTGAAGCTGAAGGGCAAATAATATTTATTGATACTCCTGGTATTCATGAAGCTAGAAATGAGCTTGACAAATATATGCAGGGAGAAGCTTATAATAGTTTAGACGGGATCGATATAATTATTTTTATTTTAGATGGGAGCACTTATTGGGGTAAAAATGATGAGATGATTTATAAGCAACTTAAAAGTTCTAAACAAGATATAATCTATGTTATGAATAAAATAGATAAAATGTCGAATAAAGATTTGATCAAAAGGCAAAAAGAATATAGTCAAAAAGTTGGACAAGAGGTAATTCCAATTTCAGCTTTAAATAATAAAAATACAGATACTTTATTAACTGAAATATTTAATAGACTACCAGAAGGTCCACAATATTATCCAGATGATATGATAACTGATCAAATTGAAAGATTTGTTTTTGCAGAAATGATTAGAGAAAAAATATTTTATTTAACTAGAGAAGAAGTTCCTTATGGAGTTGCTGTTTTAGTTGAAGAAGTAAAAGAAAGAGATAATGATGATTATTATATTAGAGCTAATATTTATGTCGAAAAAAAATCTCATAAAGGTATAATTATTGGTAAAAATGGTAGAATGCTTAAAAAAATAGGTAGTCAAGCTAGAAAAGAAATTGAAGGTTTAATGCAGACCAAAGTCTATTTAGATCTCTGGGTTAAAGTATTAAAAGATTGGAGAGAAAAAGACAATCTCCTCAAAAGAATGGGTTATAAATAA
- the mgtE gene encoding magnesium transporter, with the protein MNKKLAEIAPAKYSSFYNFYYDNYPADVAEFLESLPKEKVLESLDQLNYEILAEIIIFFDNDFKKEIAAKISTFKLAEILSAMYTDDAADLLSVLKVGKIKEILNLMKANKALELKELLEYDDQSAGGRMTTEFIAFYADNSVAEVLTKIKDLIIEPEMIYYIYVISRNKKLLGVLSVRQILAASRNKELGKLMNKNVVQVNVNLDQEEVAKVLAKYDLLAVPVINNYQQLVGIITVDDIIDIIEEETTEDLYKMSGTTNTYDIHGNFMEGVKKRVPWLFILLIGGLLSGTVINRFEQALESVAVLAIFIPVLMDMGGNVGTQSLTIVVRALATDELEKEDYLKHLLNEFKSGLVMGVLIAVSLLLITLFWQQNLSIAFVVGISMFTTMVTAVILGTIIPFIIDYFGIDPAVAAGPFITTLIDISGLFIYFSLASFLLEKLV; encoded by the coding sequence ATGAATAAAAAATTAGCTGAAATAGCTCCTGCTAAATATAGCAGTTTTTATAATTTTTATTATGACAATTATCCAGCTGATGTAGCAGAGTTCTTGGAATCTTTACCTAAAGAAAAAGTTTTAGAGAGTTTAGACCAATTAAATTATGAAATTTTAGCTGAAATAATTATTTTTTTTGATAATGATTTTAAAAAGGAAATAGCAGCTAAAATATCTACTTTCAAATTAGCTGAAATATTAAGTGCAATGTATACTGATGATGCAGCTGATTTATTAAGTGTTCTAAAAGTAGGTAAAATAAAAGAAATATTAAATTTAATGAAAGCTAATAAAGCTTTAGAATTAAAAGAGCTCTTAGAATATGATGATCAAAGTGCTGGGGGAAGAATGACTACAGAATTTATTGCTTTTTATGCTGATAACTCTGTAGCAGAAGTTTTAACGAAAATTAAAGATTTAATTATTGAACCAGAAATGATATATTATATTTATGTAATTTCTAGAAACAAAAAATTATTAGGTGTTTTATCTGTAAGGCAAATTTTAGCTGCTTCTAGAAATAAAGAATTAGGGAAATTGATGAATAAAAATGTAGTTCAAGTCAATGTTAATCTTGATCAAGAAGAAGTAGCAAAGGTTTTGGCTAAATATGACCTTTTAGCAGTTCCAGTTATCAATAATTATCAACAATTAGTTGGAATCATAACAGTTGATGATATTATTGATATTATAGAAGAAGAAACAACTGAAGATTTATATAAAATGTCTGGTACGACTAATACTTATGATATCCATGGTAATTTTATGGAAGGTGTAAAAAAAAGAGTACCATGGCTTTTTATTCTTTTAATTGGAGGACTTTTATCTGGGACAGTAATCAATAGATTTGAGCAGGCTCTGGAATCTGTAGCAGTTTTAGCTATTTTCATTCCTGTTTTGATGGATATGGGAGGAAATGTAGGTACTCAATCTCTAACTATAGTAGTTAGAGCTTTAGCAACAGATGAATTAGAAAAAGAAGACTATTTAAAACATCTTTTAAATGAATTTAAATCTGGTCTGGTAATGGGGGTTCTGATTGCAGTTTCTCTGCTTTTAATTACTTTATTCTGGCAGCAAAATTTAAGTATAGCTTTTGTTGTAGGTATTTCTATGTTTACTACAATGGTAACTGCAGTTATTTTAGGAACAATAATTCCTTTTATAATTGATTATTTTGGAATAGATCCCGCTGTAGCAGCTGGTCCTTTTATTACAACTTTAATTGATATTTCTGGACTTTTTATTTATTTTAGTTTGGCAAGTTTTTTATTAGAAAAATTAGTATAA